In Pocillopora verrucosa isolate sample1 chromosome 13, ASM3666991v2, whole genome shotgun sequence, one genomic interval encodes:
- the LOC131770803 gene encoding uncharacterized protein isoform X1: MVRRRRTTEDSDLITKILFVLSFLVCTITFINGHPNAFSYSESSWTPESSEDDVSSRSFPYEDITPSEDMEDLDPEYSLDDVEDDLEDDLYEYAFLTNNKRNPNSRADKSFKNAAGYYLIENSNGNVIGTKDLSKCMTRGIFEVGRTPGGLPFYRNKATQKYLAIDPNGTVYMSPTQNSDTVIYTINDTRDLSIIYLYRLVGQNKRLYLDLSPQSNTVGPANTSNTTKFRSRNGVKTC, translated from the exons ATGGTACGTCGTCGGCGCACCACAGAAGACAGTGATCTCATCACAAAG ATTCTCTTTGTCCTAAGCTTCCTCGTCTGCACGATCACCTTCATAAACGGACATCCAAACGCGTTTTCCTATTCGGAATCGAGCTGGACGCCGGAGAGTTCCGAAGATGACGTCAGTTCCCGATCCTTTCCGTACGAAGATATAACACCGTCCGAAGATATGGAGGATTTAGATCCAGAATATAGTTTAGACGACGTGGAGGACGATCTAGAAGATGATCTTTATGAATACGCCTTTTTGACCAACAACAAACGAAATCCAAATTCT aGAGCCGATAAAAGTTTCAAGAATGCTGCTGGATATTATCTGATTGAAAACTCGAACGGAAATGTAATAGGAACAAAGGACTTGTCCAAGTGTATGACGAGGG GCATATTTGAAGTAGGAAGGACTCCAGGTGGCCTACCATTTTACAGGAATAAGGCAACTCAAAAGTACTTAGCCATCGACCCAAACGGAACCGTTTATATGTCG CCAACTCAAAACAGTGATACTGTCATCTACACTATCAACGATACCCGTGACTTGAGCATAATATACTTATACCGCCTTGTTGGTCAAAACAAGCGATTATATCTGGACCTCTCGCCTCAGAGTAACACGGTCGGACCAGCGAACACCAGTAATACAACTAAATTTCGCTCTAGAAATGGCGTAAAAACCTGTTAA
- the LOC131770803 gene encoding uncharacterized protein isoform X2, whose translation MNKSLLYSKWILFVLSFLVCTITFINGHPNAFSYSESSWTPESSEDDVSSRSFPYEDITPSEDMEDLDPEYSLDDVEDDLEDDLYEYAFLTNNKRNPNSRADKSFKNAAGYYLIENSNGNVIGTKDLSKCMTRGIFEVGRTPGGLPFYRNKATQKYLAIDPNGTVYMSPTQNSDTVIYTINDTRDLSIIYLYRLVGQNKRLYLDLSPQSNTVGPANTSNTTKFRSRNGVKTC comes from the exons ATGAACAAGAGTTTACTTTATTCAAAATGG ATTCTCTTTGTCCTAAGCTTCCTCGTCTGCACGATCACCTTCATAAACGGACATCCAAACGCGTTTTCCTATTCGGAATCGAGCTGGACGCCGGAGAGTTCCGAAGATGACGTCAGTTCCCGATCCTTTCCGTACGAAGATATAACACCGTCCGAAGATATGGAGGATTTAGATCCAGAATATAGTTTAGACGACGTGGAGGACGATCTAGAAGATGATCTTTATGAATACGCCTTTTTGACCAACAACAAACGAAATCCAAATTCT aGAGCCGATAAAAGTTTCAAGAATGCTGCTGGATATTATCTGATTGAAAACTCGAACGGAAATGTAATAGGAACAAAGGACTTGTCCAAGTGTATGACGAGGG GCATATTTGAAGTAGGAAGGACTCCAGGTGGCCTACCATTTTACAGGAATAAGGCAACTCAAAAGTACTTAGCCATCGACCCAAACGGAACCGTTTATATGTCG CCAACTCAAAACAGTGATACTGTCATCTACACTATCAACGATACCCGTGACTTGAGCATAATATACTTATACCGCCTTGTTGGTCAAAACAAGCGATTATATCTGGACCTCTCGCCTCAGAGTAACACGGTCGGACCAGCGAACACCAGTAATACAACTAAATTTCGCTCTAGAAATGGCGTAAAAACCTGTTAA